The sequence GGCCCCCTGAGGCGCGGAGCAAAGCGGCGCGCGCTCCTGGGGGAGAAAACGGCGCGATGTCATTCGTAAGGAGGAGGAGCCGGACACCGGTGCCCACCCTGTGTCGGACGCGAAGATGCTTCCCCGCGAGGATGACCGGTTGCCGGGGGGCTGATGAGGTGGGAGACGTGCAACACCGTATCTCCCACGAGCAGGACGCCGAGCTGGACGCCGGACGTGGCCCGGTCGGCCCCGATGTCGAGGCCCGCCTCAGCGCGGAGCTGGCGGCGGTGGTCGCGGGCGCGCGCCGAAGAGCGCTGCGGGACGGTGACCGGCAGATCGACACGGCTCATCTGCTGCACACGCTCCTGGAGTCGGACCCCGAGGCGCGCGAGGCATTCGGCAGCGGGCCGCAGATCGCCCGGCTGCTCGGCTACCTCGTCCAGCGCAGCATCGGCTACGGGCTCCGCTGGCAGAGCTCGGTCGAGAACTCGGGTGCCGTGCCGGTGGTGACCGAGGACGGGTGGTCACCGGTGGCGGCCGGCGTCATGGCGGCCGCGTACGAGCGCGCCGTGCGGCGGGGCGGCCTGCTCGCGGACGGCGTCGACCTGCTCGCCGCGCTCGCCGCCGAACCCGGGTCCCGGGCCGTGGAGGTGCTGGGACGCGCGGGGGTCGACGTACGGGAGCTGCTGGTGCGCCTGGACGGTGTGATGGCGGAGCGGGGCCTCGAAGCCTGAGTCGTTCGCGGACGCCTGCGCCGAGGAGTGGGCCGGGGTCGGGTGCCGGTTCAGGTTCGGCGTGTGCGTGTGTGTGCGCGTCCAATCGTTGAGACAGGTGTCAACGAGGGTGACGCTCATGTCGTCGCCTGTCATCATGTGCCGGTGCATACGTCAGAGATCAGTCACGGCCGGCGCGGCAGAGGCGTCGGGCTGGGGCTCGCGCTCGGGTCGGCGGTCGCCTTCGGAGGATCCGGCGTCGCCGCCAAACCGTTGATCGAGGCGGGTCTCGACCCCCTGGACGTGGTGTGGCTGCGCGTCGCGGGCGCCGCGCTGGTCATGCTGCCGCTGGCCGTACGCCACCGGAACCTGGTGCGTCGGCGCCCCGCGCTGCTCGCCGGATTCGGGCTGCTGGCCGTCGCGGGTGTCCAGGCCTGCTACTTCGCCTCGATCTCCCGGATACCCGTCGGGGTCGCGCTGCTCGTCGAGTACCTCGCGCCCGCGCTGGTCCTCGGGTGGGTGCGGTTCGTGCAGCGCCGGCCCGTCACCCGTGCCGCGGCCCTCGGTGTCGTCCTCGCCGTCGGCGGTCTCGCCTGTGTCGTCGAAGTGTGGGCGGGACTGAGCTTCGACGTCCTGGGACTGCTGCTCGCGCTCGGCGCCGCGTGCTGCCAGGTCGGTTACTTCGTCCTGGCCGACCAGGGCGGCGACGCGGGGGAGGAGGCACCGGCCCCGCTCGGCGTCATCGCGTACGGGCTGCTCGTCGGCGCGCTCGTCCTGACGGCCGTGGCGCGCCCGTGGGGCATGGACTGGTCGGTGCTCGGGGGCGGTGCGGACCTGGACGGGACGACCGTCGCGGCCTCGCTGCTGCTGGGCTGGATCGTGCTGATCGCGACCGTCGTCGCCTATGTGACCGGTGTCCTCGCGGTGCGCAGGCTGTCGCCGCAGGTGGCCGGAGTCGTGGCGTGTCTGGAAGCGGTCATCGCGACCGTACTCGCCTGGGTGTTGCTCGGAGAACACCTCTCGGCGCCCCAGATCATCGGCGGAGCGGTGGTGCTGTGCGGTGCCTTCATCGCGCAGACGTCCGCGCCCGCCAAGACTTCGCAGGAGCCGGTGGCACGCGGGGCGGGCGGCACCGAAAGGGAGATGTCCGAGCGGGGAACCGCCGTCTGACCCGTCTTCTGGCCCGTCTCCCGTCCCTGGAAACGTCTCGCCCGTTCGCCCGTCCCTGGGAAGAGCTCGTCGAATCGTCCGGGAGCGGCCATGACCAGCCGCGTGGGCCCACCCCTGTACGGCCCACGCGGCTGGTCAGGCGTGAGGCGAGCCCCCGTCTCAGGTCTTGCGGCGCCTCAGCAGATGCGCTCGTGCCGCCTCGTCCCGCGAGCCACCTCTACCGGACAGTTCGGCCGCGACACGGTCCTGGACTTCCTCCGTACGGTGATTCGCGTACTTGAATTTCGCCCGTACGCCCGTCACTTCGAGCCGGATGCCCCGAATCCCGGGCAGGAGACGGCCGTACGGGTCCTCCCCGACGGCAGCTCCGGCGGAACCGCCCTCCGGCTGGAAATGGCCGACCTGGCGGTTGAGGAGCTCGGCCTTCTCGGCGGGGTCGTCCACCACATGCGCGACGCAGCGGAGCTGGACCGCCGCGTAGAAGCTCGTCGGGGTGCCGTGCTCGGACGGGGTATCGGGTGGCGCCTGCCAGGGGCCCGGGACGTACACGTAGTCGTCGACCACGCTCAGCGTCACGACCGGGTCGGCCAGCAGCGCGGGCCACACCGGGTTCGGCCGGGCCAGATGGGCGAGCACCTCGCCGCGCCCGGGGTCGTGCGCGAAGTGGAGGGGCTGGACGTGCGGCGGCTCACCGGGCAGGCCGTTCACCGCGAGCTGCCCGAAGTCGTGGACGGCCAGCCACTGTTGCCACTCGGAGTCGTCGTGGGGCGCGTCCCAGGGATGTATGAGCATCAGAGGGTCGTCAGATAGTCGGGGACCTCGATGCCCGGAGCCAGGTCGTCGGCGGGCACGGGGGTTCCGTGACTCGTGCGGACGGGGAGCACGCCGGTCCAGTGCGGCAGCCCCAGGTCCTCGGGCTCGTCGTTCGGACCGCCGGTGCGCAGCTTGGCGGACACCTCGTCGAGGTCCAGCCGCAGTACGGAGGTCGCGGCCAGCTCCTTGGCGTTGGCGGCGCGGGAGTCGTACGAGCGGCCGGGCACCACGTGGTCGACGAGCGCGTCCAGGGCGTCCCGCTTCTCGTCCGGGTCCGTCACCTGGTGCGCCACGCCGTGCACCACCACCGACCGGTAGTTGATCGAGTGGTGGAAGGCCGAGCGGGCCAGCACGAGCCCGTCCACGTGCGTGACCGTGAGGCAGACCGCGAGACCCGGGTCGGCCTGTCCCGCCATGCGCAGCGGGCGCGAACCCGTCGAGCCGTGTATGTAGAGCCGCTCGCCGACCCGCCCGTACAGCGTGGGCAGCACGACCGGCGCCCCGTCGCGGACGAACCCGAGGTGGCAGACGTACCCCTCGTCGAGGATCGAGTGGACCATCTCGTGGTCGTAGGCGGCGCGGTCCTTGGAGCGGGTGGGGACCGTGCGGTCGGTCGGGGTGTAGGTGGCGGGGCGCGGGGCGGCCGTCTCCGTCATGGTGCTCTCCAGTGGGCGTTTGCGAGTTGTATTGCACTAGTGCATACTCTGCTTTGTGCTAGGAGAGTATCGGATCGAGGGCAGGCGCGCAGCCGAGATTGCGGCCAGTGTCGAGCGTGCGGTGGGTTCGGGAGAGCTGGAGCCCGGTCAACTGCTGCCGCCGATGCGGGAGTTGGCGTCCCGGCTGGAGGTGAATCCCAACACCGTCGCGGCCGCCTACCGCACCCTGCGCGAACGAGGGGTCATCGAGACCGCGGGGCGGCGCGGCAGCCGTGTGCGCTCCAAACCGGTGACGACCGCTCGTGAGCTGTCCCGCCTGGACGTGCCACCCGGAGTACGGAACCTGTCCGACGGCAATCCGGACCCGGCCCTGCTGCCCTCCCTCGGCGCGGCGTTCACGGCGGCGGCGGAATTCGCGGACCGCACACCGACGCTCTACGGAGAGGCCGCGGTGGACCCGGATCTGGCGCGGCTGGCCCGCGCGGAACTGGCGGCGGACGGGGTGCCGGACGGTCCGGTCGTCGTCACCTCCGGGTCGCTCGACGCCATCGAACGGGTGCTGGCCGTCCATCTCAGGCCCGGTGACGCGGTCGCCGTCGAGGATCCCGGCTGGCACAGCGTGCTCGACCTGGTGCCGGTCCTCGGACTGCGGGCCGTTCCCGTCGGCGTCGACACCGACGGTCCGCTGCCCGAGGACGTCCGAGCCGCACTGGCGGGTGGCGCGCGCGCCCTGATCGTCACCGACCGCGCGCAGAACCCGACCGGCGCCGCGGTGAGCGCTCCGCGCGCGCGTGCCCTGCGTGACGTGCTGGCGAAGTACCCGGAGACCCTGCTCGTCGAGGACGACCACGGGCATCGCATCGTCGACCTGCCCCTGTGCCCGCTGGCCGGTACGACCCGGCACTGGGCGTTCGTGCGCTCGGTCGCCAAGGCGTACGGGCCCGATCTGCGGCTGGCGGTGCTCGTCGGTGACGCCGTCACCACGGACCGGGTCCAGGGGCGGCAGCGGCTGGGGCCGGGCTGGGTGAGCCGGCTGCTGCAACGGGCCGTGGTCGGGCTGTGGTCGAGCGGCGCGGTGGACACCGCGGCGGTGGCGTCGGCGTACCGGGTCCGGCGTGACGCGCTGATCGGCGCGCTCGCGGAGCGGGGTGTCGAGGCGTGGGGGCGCAGCGGTATGAACGTGTGGGTGCCTGTCCCGGACGAGACCGGGGCGGTTGCGCGGCTGCTGCATTCCGGCTGGGCTGTGGCTGCGGGGGCGCGCTTCCGTATGAACGCGGCGCCCGGGTTGAGGATCACCGTCTCGACGCTCACGCCGGGCGAGGTGGGGGTGGTGGCGGACGCGGTCGCCGGGGCGGTGGGGTCGGCGCCGGCTCGCCGGTCTGTCTGACCGGCGTCGGGGTGGCGCCCGTTTTTTCGCCCCCGCCGCCCTTACCCTTCCCGTCACCGCATGGGGCTGCGCCCCTCGCCCCCGTATCGCGCTTCGCGCTCGACCTCAAACGCCGGACGGGCTGAAGATTCGTGGGCGGGCTGAGAGATGTCCGCCGGTCCGGCTGCGTCTCAGTCCGTACGGCGTTTGAGGACCGGGGGTTCGGGGGCAGCGCCCCCGAGGCAGGTGCGGGGGCGCAAAAAATGGGCGTCCGCCGGTCGGTCGGTGTCAGGGGCCGTTCGGGGCGGGCCTCGTTCGGGAGGGGTTCGGTTTGGACTGGGTGAGGGCCGCGCCCGCCAGCACGACGGCGGCACCCACCGGCGTCGACCAGGTCAGCGATTCGCCGAGGATCGCGACACCCGCGGCGGTGGCGATGACCGGGATGAAGTACGTGACCATCTGGGCCGTGGTCGGGCCGACCTCGGCGACCAGACCGTACTGGACGAGGACGGCGAACCCCGTGCCGAGGGCGCCGAGCGCGACCACCGCGAGCAGCGGTATGAGCGCGAAGCGGGTCGGCGCCGAGGTGAACAGCGGCGTCACGACGGCCAGTTGAAGCGTCGCGAGGAACAGCTGGGCACCGGTCAGCGACAGGTTGGAGTGGCTGGAGCCGGCCAGCGTGCGGCGGACGTAGATCCAGCCGATCGGGTAACTGAGCGAGGCCAGCAGCGCCATCGTGGTGCCCGCCGCGTCCAGGCCGTGGAAGCCCTGCCAGGCCCCGAGCACGGTCAGCACGCCTAGGAATCCGAGGCCGAGGCCGGCCACGCGACGGCGGGTGGGCCGGTCCTCGGAGAGCGCCACCAGGGACAGGGCCATGCCCCACAGGGGCGAGGTCGCGTTGCAGATCCCCGCCAGGGCGGACGGGATCGTCAGCTCGGAGTACGCGAACAGGGAGAACGGCAGGGCGTTGAGGAGGAGGGCCGCGACCGCCAGATGTCCCCAGGTGCGTGCCCCGCGCGGCAGGCGCTCGCGCTTCCAGAGCATCGCCGCGGCGAGCACCAGTGTGCCGAACAGCAGTCGCCCGAGCGTCACTTGGAAGGGCGCGTAGCCGTCCGTGCCCACCTTGATCAGAAGGAAGCTGAAACCCCAGACGAGGGAGAGGGCGCCGAACCGCAGGCGCCAGTCGAGAGCCGGGCGGGGCCGGGAGGCGACGTCCCCGAGCGGGGCCGCCTCCGGACGGGGGCCGGGCGAGGGCGAAGCGGCGTCGGAGGCGGCGGGAAGAGGCGTGCGGGGCTCGGTCGGGGCGCTCATGCGTCTCACGATGACGGAAATGATTGCGTAGAACAAGCGAGACTTTTCACTCGGTATCTCGTAGCATTGCTTACATGTTGAACCTGGAGCGACTGCGTACTCTCGACGCCCTCGCCCGCCACGGCTCGGTCGGTGGCGCGGCCGACGGGCTGCATGTGACGACCTCGGCGGTCTCCCAGCAGATGTCCAAGCTGGAGCGCGAAGTGGGACAGCAACTGCTCGCCAAGAACGGGCGGGGGGTGCGGCTCACCGACGCCGGACGGCTGCTCGCCGACCACGCCGCCCGGATCCTGTCCCAGGTCGAGCTGGCCCAGTCCGATCTGGAGGCGCAGCGCGGACAGGTGGTGGGGGAGCTGCGGCTGTCCGCCTTCCCCACGGCCGCGCGCGGGCTGTTCCCCACCGCCCTGGCCGCACTGCGCGCCGGGCATCCCGGACTGCGCGTCCGCTCACGCGAGTTGGAGCCGGAGGGCGGGGTCGCCGGGGTGCTGCGCGGCGACATCGACCTGGCGGTCGTCCTCGACTGGTACAACAAGCCGTTGCCCATGCCCGAGGGGCTGGTCAAGGCCGCGCTCCTCGACGACCCCATCGACGTGGCGATGCCCGCGGGACACCGCCATGCCGATCGCCCGGAGGTGGACCTGGAGGACTTCGCCGACGACGAGTGGATCGCCTGGGAGGAGGGCGAGTTCTGTCATGAGTGGCTGCTCTTCACCTTGCGGGGCAAGGGGATCGAGCCGGTGATCGCCCACCGCGCGGAGGAGCACCACACGCAGCTCGCCCTGGTCGCGGCGGGACTCGGCGTGTGCGTCGCGCCCAGACTCGGTCGCGGACCGGTACCGGCGGGTGTGCGGACGGTCCCGGTGCGACACCGGGTCACCAGGCACGTGTACGCCGTGTGGCGGGCGGACGCCGACCGCCGCCCGTCGATCAGGGCGGTGGCGGACGCGCTGCGGACGGCGGGCTCGGCGCACGAGTGACACGGTCGCTGTCGCCGTCTCCGTTCCGGCCTCCGTCACCGTTCCGGCACCGCTTCCGTCACAGGGCGGCGAGCTTGCGGAAGTCCCAGGAGGCCGTCGCCTCCGGTGTCAGCCGCATCCAGGCGTGCCTGCCGTCGTGCGGCATCTCCTCCAGGCCGAAGTTCTTGTGGGCGAACAGCCGCTCCACGGCGTCGAGTTCGGGGCAGGGCTCTCCCGTGCGCGGCACCTCACCGACGAACTCGACCGAGCCCGACACCTCGACGCCCCGCAGCTCCCCGTACTCCTCGCCGGCGTCGACGACCACGGCCACGCGCGGGTCGCGGCGCAGGTCGGCCCACCGCTTGCTGCGGGTGATCGAGTACAGCCAGAGCGACTTGCCGTCCCAGACGAACCAGAGGGTGCTGACATGCGGGGCGCCGTCCGCGGAGACGGTCGCGACGCGACAGGTGCGCTGCGCGGTCAGGAACTCGTCCAGCTCGTCGGGCGTCATCATGATCCTTCGTCCCCGGCGCTGCGTGGCGGCCATGCGGCTCCCTCTTCCTGACGTCGTGCCTGACGTGGTATTTGCCGTGGTGCCTGACATCGACGTCGTGGCTGACGTGACGCCTGACGTCGCGTCAGGAAAGCATGGGGCGTCTTCCGTCCGTACGCAATGGTGGCTACGCTCGCCCGCCACCGCCGGTCGGGCCGACCCGGCCACGGCCGATCCGATCCGATCCGGTCCGGGATCCGGCTCCGTAAGACCGGACAGCCGTAAGACCGGACAGCCGCAAGACCGGACAGCCGTAAGACCGTAAGACCGGAAGACCGCTCGCGACAGGGGAAGCCATGCCGTCGTACGAAGAGCTCAGCGAACTCCTCGATCCCGCGACCACGGTGCTGCTGACCGTCGAGTGCCAGCAGGGTGTCGTCGGCCCGGACAGCGCGCTGCCGGAACTCGCCCGGGAGGTCCGTTCGTCGGGTGTGCTGGACCGGGTCGCACGCCTGGTGGCCGCGGCCCACGAGAGCGGCGTACAGGTGATGCACGCGATCGCCGAGCGCCGCCCGGACGGCCGCGGCGCGAACCACAACGCCCGGCTGTTCCGCGCGGCCGAACGGCTGCCCGTGCAGCAGCTGGCGGGCAGTACGGCGGTCCGTGTCGCGCCGCCCCTGGAGGTCGCCCCGGAGGACCTCGTCGTACGCAGGCTGCACGGTCTGTCGCCCCTCGCGGGTACCGACGTGGACGCGCTGCTGCGCAACCTGGGCTGCCGCACGCTCGTCGTGACCGGCGTCTCCGCCAATGTCGCCGTACCCAACACGGTGTTCGACGCCGTGAACCGCGGCTACCGGGCGGTGGTCCCCGGCGACGCCATCGCGGGCGTGCCCTCGGACTACACCCCCGCGATGATCCGCAACACGCTCGCCCTGGTGGCCACCATCACCACCACGGACGACGTGCTGGCCTGCTTCAAACGGCCCCGCCCGGTCAGGCGAGCGTGATCGAGTCCCCGCTCACCTTGATCTTGGCGGCGGTCAGCCCGCTGGTCGCGGGGCCCTTCTTGACGCCACCGTCCGTGACGTTGAACTGGCTGCCGTGGGCGGGGCAGGTGATGACGCCGTTCTCCACGCTGTTCACACGCTGCTGCTGGTGCGGGCACACCGTCGAGAAGGCCTTGAACTCACCGGCCGTCGGCTGCGTCACGACCACGGACTGGTCGGCGAAGATCTTGCCGCCACCTTCCGGGATGTCGGTGGTCTTGGCGAGTGCCGCGCCGCCGGCGGATCCGGTCGACGCGCCGGAGGAGGAGTCGGACGAGGAGTCCGACGACTTGTCGTCGGAGCCCCCGCAGGCGGTCAGCGTGGCGGCCAGCCCGGCCCCGCCGAGCGCGGCCAGGAGGGTGCGACGACAGAGTGCCGGAGCAGGCTGAATCGATTCGCTGGACATAGTGGCGGTCCCTTCCACAGATGTGCAGGTGTGCGGATGTACAAGTGCGCGGACGTGCGGTTGTGCGGTTGTTCGTTTGCGTGGATGTGCGTCGATCCGACAAGGGGTACGGGCACGTCACCTGCATGGTTCAGGCGGTCCGGAGATCGAGCGACTTCTTGATGAAATCGAGATCCATTCGGAGCAGGGTGTCTATCACGCCTTCCTGTGCCACCAGATGGGTCGAGCCTGCCAGCGGGAGCACGGTGTGCGGCCGGCCCGCCGCCAGCAGTGCCGCCGAGAACCGCAGCATGTGTGCGGGCACCACATTGTCGTCGGCCAGCCCATGGACGAGCATCAAGGGGCGCGTGAGCTTGTGGGCGTGCGCCACCAGTGAGCAGCGATCGTAATGGTCCGGCTGCACGTCCGGGTGCCCCAGATACCGTTCCTTCCAGTGCGTGTCGTACAGCCGCAGATCGGTCGGCGCCGCGCCCGCGACGGCCGCGTGGAACACGTCGGGCCGGTGCAGTACGGCTCCCGCCGCGAGGTATCCGCCGAAGGACCAGCCGCGGACGGCCACCCGGCTCGTGTCCAGTTCCGGGAAGAGTTCCGCCGCCGCGCGCACGGCGTCGGCCTGGTCCTCGATCACCGGCATCAGCTGGTCGCCGTGGATGGCCGTCTCCCAGGCCCGGTCGCGCCCCGGGGTGCCGCGTCCGTCGACCGACAGCACCGCGAAACCCTGGTCGGCGAACCACTGGTTCACGGCGTGGTGCCACATGGCCGCCTTCACGACCTTCTGCGCGCCCGGCCCGGAGTACGAGTGCACGATCACCGGGAGGCGGTCCGCGCCCGGCCCGTACGAATCCGGCTCGTACGAATCCGACTCGGGCGAATTCGGCCCGTACGACGTCGGCAGGTACAGCGCCGCCCGGAGTCCGCGGGTGCCGAGAGTCAGGAAGCGGGGGCGCGGCCGGGTCACGGGGCGCTCGGCCAGTACCTCGATCCGCCCGGCCGGTGCGCCGTCCCGCAGCACCTCGACCATCTGCCCGTCGAGCGTCGAGCTGTCCAGCACCACGGTGCCGCCCCCGACGACGGCGCGGTGCACGCCCGGTTCGTCGGTCAGCCGCCGGAAGCCGTTCACCGCGTCGTACGACCAGACGTGCGCCTCGGTCGGCTCCTCGGCAGCCATGAAGTAGAGCCGGTCACCCGCTGTACCGAGCAGCTCATGGACGTACATGCCCTCCGGTGTGCGAACCCCGGTTCCGGTCATCAGCAGCCCGCGGGTCCCCTCCTGGGTGGTGAGGACGAGACCGGTGGCTGTGGTGGAGGCGGGTGTTCCGGGTGCGAACTCCAGCCAGGCGGCGTCCTTCAGGTGGTGCAGCGTCGTGGTCGCGCCGGTCGCCGGGTCGACGCGCAGCACATACGCCGAGCGCTGGTCCCGCGTCTGCACGACGGCGGTGGGCCCGGCCTCGCTCCAGTCGCAGTGCGCGAGGTACTCGAAGGCGGGGTCGGTCCACTCCCCGCCCGGATGCGACGTGGCCTCCTTGGGAAGCGCCACGTCTACGCGACCGCCGTCGAGGTCCACGACGTGCAGGGACAGCTGCGCGTTGGCGGTGCCCGCGGCCGGGTACCGGATCGCGCGCGGGGGACGCTCGGGGTGCGCCGGATCGCCGATGTACCACTGCCGGACCGGCGCGTTGTCGACCCGGACCACCAGCAGCGCGTCCCCGTCGGGCGACCACCAGAAGGACCGCGTACGGTCCAGCGACTCGGCCGACACATGGTCGGACAGGCCGTAGGTGATCTCCGGACCCTCCGGTTCGGCCAGTGCGCGATCACCGGTGCCGTCTGCGCGTACGACACGCAGGGCGCCCCCGCTCACGTACGCGATGTGTGTGCCGTCCGGGCCGGGGCGCGGGGCGACGACCGGGCCGGCCGTGGGGATCCGGCGGGGAGTGCCCTCGTCGGTGCGTACGACCCACAGGGCGCCCGAGAGGGCGAACGCGACCAGGCGGACGGCCGCGTCGGTGGCGTACGAGACGATTCCGGCGCTCGTCTCGCGGGCCCGTTCGCGGCGGATCCGCTCGGCCTCCGGGACCTCGCCGCCGTCCCCGAGGGCGAGCGGGTCCGCGAGCGGTCGCTCCTCGCAGTTCTCGTACAGCCAGAGCAGGCTCGTCGCGGAGCGGCCGCTCGCGGTGCGCAGGAAGAGCACACGGTCACCGTCGGGCGAGACGGTGAAGCCGCGCGGCACACCGAGGGAGAAGCGTTTCGTACGGGCGAACTGCAGGGGCAGGTCCTCGGCGGTCACAGGTGATCCCTTCATGCGGGTGGACGGGGACATGGACACGTACGTGTGCGTGGACGTGGAACGTCGCGTGGGCGGACCGGGAACACCCCAGTAACCTGGGGCGATGCTCAAGGAAGTCAGCGCGACCCGCTACATCACGCCCATGCGTGAGGGCGGCTCGCTGCCGGGACTCGTCGAGGCCGACGATCTCGGCACGTACGTCATGAAGTTCACCGGCGCCGGACAGGGACGCAAGACGCTCGTCGCGGAGGTCGTCTGCGGTGAACTCGCCCGACGCCTCGGCCTGCGCGTACCGGGGCTGGTCGCGATCGGGCTCGACCCGGTCATCGGACTCGGCGAACCGGACCAGCAGGTGCAGGAGTTGCTCAAGGCGAGCGGCGGGCTGAACCTCGGGATGGACTTCCTCTCCCGGGCGATCGGCTTCGACTCCCTCGCGCACCAGGTGAGCCCGGAAGAAGCCGGGAAGGTCGTCTGGTTCGACGCGCTGGTCAACAATGTCGACCGATCGTGGCGGAACCCTAACATGCTGGTCCGCGACGGCGACCTGTGGCTCATCGACCACGGCGCCACCATGATCTGGCACCACAACTGGCCCGGCGCACAGGCTTCGGCGGCCAAGCCGTACGACGCCACCGACCACGCGCTGGCCCCCTTCGGCCCCGACATCCGGGCCGCCGCCGCGGAGTTGGGGCCACGTGTCACCGAGGAGCTGCTCGCCGAGGTGACCGCCGCGATCCCCGAGGCGTGGCTGCGGGACGAGCCGGGCTTCGACTCGGCCGACGCGCTCCGGCGCGCGTACGCGCAGCCGCTCCTCGCCCGCGCCGCCACCGTCCACGAGCGCATCCGTACCCAGGACGTCCGGAACATCCAGGAGGGGGCGAAGTGAGCGGGCGCGACGGACAGGACGGGCGCTTCGTCTACGAGTACGCGGTGCTGCGTGTCGTGCCGCGCGTCGAACGGGGGGAGTACTTCAACGCGGGCGTGCTCGTGTACTGCCGTGCGCACTCGTTCGTGGCCGCCCGAACCCATCTCGACGAGCACAAGCTGCGCGCGCTCGACCCGGCGGCGGACCTGGCGGGCGTACAGGCGTCCCTGCGAGGCATCGAGGGTGTCTGCCTCGGGGGAGCGGCGGCCGGGCAGGCCGCGGGCGACGACGCCGGACGGCGCTTCCGCTGGCTGATCGCGCCCCGCTCCACGGTCGTGCAGCCGGGGCCCGTCCACACCGGTCTCACGGCGGATCCCGCGGCCGAAACGACGCGCCTGCTCGACCTGCTGGTCAGGTGATGGATCACCCGTCGGCCAGGTAATGGATCACATGGGCGCCGCTTGCCGTTGACACTGGGTGCCAAGGCTTCTAGCGTCTCGTCCGTTGAAGGTACTAAGCGGTCGCTCACCAGCGGGGTGTACCGTTCCAGGGCTTCCCCAAGGGCGAGGAGAACCAGCAATGTCCACCACTGAGCAGCGTGTCGCCGTGGTCACCGGTGCCGCGCGCGGCATCGGCGCCGCGACCGCCGTACGACTGGCCGCCGAGGGCCGAGCCGTCGCGGTGATCGACCTCGACGAGGCCGCGTGCAAGGACACCGTTGAGAAGATCACCGCCGCCGGGGGCAAGGCGATCGCGGTGGGCGCCGACGTCTCCGACGAGGCGCAGGTCGAGGCCGCCGTGGCACGGGTCGCCCAGGAGCTCGGGGCGCCGACGATCCTGGTGAACAACGCGGGCGTGCTCCGCGACAACCTGCTGTTCAAGATGAGCGTGTCCGACTGGGACACCGTCCTGAACGTGCACCTGCGCGGTTCCTTCCTGATGACGCGGGCCGTCCAGAAGTACATGGTGGAGGCCAAGTTCGGCCGGGTCGTCAACCTCTCCTCGTCCTCGGCGCTCGGCAACCGCGGCCAGGTCAACTACTCCGCCGCCAAGGCCGGTCTGCAGGGCTTCACCAAGACCCTCGCGTTCGAGCTCGGCAAGTTCGGCGTCACCGCGAACGCCGTGGCGCCCGGCTTCATCGTGACGGACATGACCGCCGCGACCGCCGAGCGGGTCGGCATGGGCTTCGAGGAGTTCCAGGCCGCCGCCGCCACCCAGATCCCGGTCCAGCGCGTCGGCAACCCGGACGACATCGCCAACGCGAT is a genomic window of Streptomyces sp. NBC_00414 containing:
- a CDS encoding prolyl oligopeptidase family serine peptidase, with translation MSPSTRMKGSPVTAEDLPLQFARTKRFSLGVPRGFTVSPDGDRVLFLRTASGRSATSLLWLYENCEERPLADPLALGDGGEVPEAERIRRERARETSAGIVSYATDAAVRLVAFALSGALWVVRTDEGTPRRIPTAGPVVAPRPGPDGTHIAYVSGGALRVVRADGTGDRALAEPEGPEITYGLSDHVSAESLDRTRSFWWSPDGDALLVVRVDNAPVRQWYIGDPAHPERPPRAIRYPAAGTANAQLSLHVVDLDGGRVDVALPKEATSHPGGEWTDPAFEYLAHCDWSEAGPTAVVQTRDQRSAYVLRVDPATGATTTLHHLKDAAWLEFAPGTPASTTATGLVLTTQEGTRGLLMTGTGVRTPEGMYVHELLGTAGDRLYFMAAEEPTEAHVWSYDAVNGFRRLTDEPGVHRAVVGGGTVVLDSSTLDGQMVEVLRDGAPAGRIEVLAERPVTRPRPRFLTLGTRGLRAALYLPTSYGPNSPESDSYEPDSYGPGADRLPVIVHSYSGPGAQKVVKAAMWHHAVNQWFADQGFAVLSVDGRGTPGRDRAWETAIHGDQLMPVIEDQADAVRAAAELFPELDTSRVAVRGWSFGGYLAAGAVLHRPDVFHAAVAGAAPTDLRLYDTHWKERYLGHPDVQPDHYDRCSLVAHAHKLTRPLMLVHGLADDNVVPAHMLRFSAALLAAGRPHTVLPLAGSTHLVAQEGVIDTLLRMDLDFIKKSLDLRTA
- a CDS encoding HipA family kinase, producing MLKEVSATRYITPMREGGSLPGLVEADDLGTYVMKFTGAGQGRKTLVAEVVCGELARRLGLRVPGLVAIGLDPVIGLGEPDQQVQELLKASGGLNLGMDFLSRAIGFDSLAHQVSPEEAGKVVWFDALVNNVDRSWRNPNMLVRDGDLWLIDHGATMIWHHNWPGAQASAAKPYDATDHALAPFGPDIRAAAAELGPRVTEELLAEVTAAIPEAWLRDEPGFDSADALRRAYAQPLLARAATVHERIRTQDVRNIQEGAK
- the fabG gene encoding 3-oxoacyl-ACP reductase FabG, whose translation is MSTTEQRVAVVTGAARGIGAATAVRLAAEGRAVAVIDLDEAACKDTVEKITAAGGKAIAVGADVSDEAQVEAAVARVAQELGAPTILVNNAGVLRDNLLFKMSVSDWDTVLNVHLRGSFLMTRAVQKYMVEAKFGRVVNLSSSSALGNRGQVNYSAAKAGLQGFTKTLAFELGKFGVTANAVAPGFIVTDMTAATAERVGMGFEEFQAAAATQIPVQRVGNPDDIANAIAFFTGDDAGFVSGQVLYVAGGPLN
- a CDS encoding Rieske (2Fe-2S) protein → MSSESIQPAPALCRRTLLAALGGAGLAATLTACGGSDDKSSDSSSDSSSGASTGSAGGAALAKTTDIPEGGGKIFADQSVVVTQPTAGEFKAFSTVCPHQQQRVNSVENGVITCPAHGSQFNVTDGGVKKGPATSGLTAAKIKVSGDSITLA
- a CDS encoding DUF3037 domain-containing protein — encoded protein: MSGRDGQDGRFVYEYAVLRVVPRVERGEYFNAGVLVYCRAHSFVAARTHLDEHKLRALDPAADLAGVQASLRGIEGVCLGGAAAGQAAGDDAGRRFRWLIAPRSTVVQPGPVHTGLTADPAAETTRLLDLLVR
- a CDS encoding cysteine hydrolase, with amino-acid sequence MPSYEELSELLDPATTVLLTVECQQGVVGPDSALPELAREVRSSGVLDRVARLVAAAHESGVQVMHAIAERRPDGRGANHNARLFRAAERLPVQQLAGSTAVRVAPPLEVAPEDLVVRRLHGLSPLAGTDVDALLRNLGCRTLVVTGVSANVAVPNTVFDAVNRGYRAVVPGDAIAGVPSDYTPAMIRNTLALVATITTTDDVLACFKRPRPVRRA